Within Telopea speciosissima isolate NSW1024214 ecotype Mountain lineage chromosome 8, Tspe_v1, whole genome shotgun sequence, the genomic segment TCTGTCACTTGCAGAAGTGAGTTCCTGTGCTCACCCGTAGGTTTAAGTCCCGTGTTCATTCCATTGAGGAGCTTCAATAGAATTCCAGGAGCCAACGCCGCCATGATCTTCGAGGGTTGAGACAAAGAGCTAAAATAAGGTTATTCGGCTGTTCTTGGGCAGATTAAAATCGATCAAGGTTGAAAACAATTAACAGTAGAATTCAGGGAATTGGGTGTTCAACCcaaattcagaaaaaaaaattatagagagAAAAAGTGAGCTCGCCTTGAGTTGAATCAGAAGAACCTAAAGAAACTCAAGAAATGTGGGAAACTTTAACTTGGAAGAAAGGAATCGTGAGTAACAAGAAAGTGATAAATTTACCTCAGAACATAAGGAATCTCGGCTTCTAATCCAAACAAAATAGATGTTTGCGGTTAACGAAGAGCCTAGCAGAAAAATCCCGCAGAGACGAtggaagaacttgaaggaagaacAAAATCCTTCATGGATGAGTCACCCAACAACTACTTCGAAACTTAAAAACTCTCCATTTCTGTGAAACTTCTACAGTGTCAAGAAACAGAGCAGGCAAGAATAAAGGATAAAGAGACAAGGATTTTTTACCTTCGCTGTGAAGAGGACATTTGAGGAGCTGGGTTTTAAATTTTTGATTTTGGAACGTTGTAGCAACGGTCATATTTCATTTGGTACTTCTCTATTTTGAATCAAAGAGAGCTGAAGGGGACCAAAACATACCTAGAACTAGATGGACTGAAATTGAAAGATACGGTCACTTTTCGCCTATTGACAAGCATGTCCAATTGATATGCCAACGACCCTAAAACTTCATCGCTGCCGAGGATGAAACCGTCATTTTAGTATTAGCAAAGACTATATTCGTCAATTATTTAAAGAGGAGGCGAAGTACGGACTCTGGAGTGAGTtcggatcctctgcagtactgCAAGACCCATCGTGAGTCCGTGACACTTGATGGTTCAGCGCCTCAGTGTCACCCGGTCGGGTCTACTTGGTCTTCAATCTCCATCAAGTTAATGTTTGACATTGTTTTCTACTGTTTAGGTAATCGGTCCCATAGGTTAGGGCATAGACACGTTTTTAATTATCGATTCATTATCGGGTTTAAGATAATCAAGCTAATCTGGCTAAACAATCCTTAAACAGGCTATAATCGGGCTATATATATCCTTAAATGAGCTAATCAGACTATTAACGGTTGATTATCAGTCAATCTTAGTAGGGCAATTGTCGAGCCACTATCTTGCACTGAGAACACCCGATTAATAATCAATCAATGTTTGAGCCCGACATATTTAGAAATCGATCGAACCAATCTCAGACTTGAATCGATCAACTCAAGTCGGATCTACGAGTGTGGTccaacttttgacacccctacatgaGCATGTGTTGTGAACTGTTGGATTTAGTAATATACGTACCAACGGATACTCACCTAGGATGGTTTCTTTGGCATTCTGCGAAAATCATGAGGGGAACAAATCCAACGGCTGAGATGAAGAACTAAGGCTCTTGTGATGGGatcttgcttcttcttcctcttctatcaCCAAGGCGTTGTTTCGTGTTTATGACTCGTTTAAGTGTGCTTCCTTTAACttctaacaaaaataaagatcCCAAGTGGATGACCAATTCCAAATAAAGTGGTATTCAAGAACACTAATGATGATCACCAAAGAAAGTAAGGGCTTTATGAAGGTAACGGTCATTTGGTGCttgcttttctctctcttaaccAGAATTTATTTTTACTTGAGTAAATTAacgaatcgttatcacctccaattcctgtcTGCTctaattccctccaatccctcacataggagcagaaatgatcaccttacccactgcccaaacacattgcccaaggtagagtagggtggtcatttctgctcctatgtgagggattggagggaattagagcgggcagcgaattggagatGATAAAAATTGGTAAATTAACCACTTTCACCCCATTCAGTAATTAGTATATTGGAAGGGGAACATGGGAATTGGGCAATTAAATTAACCATTTAAATGTCAAGTACTACAAGAAAGGTGCATGAACAATGGGGAGAAGGCATAGACATACATGAACTAATTGGATTTGATCAATGCATCCATAATTGAATGATCAAATACTCAAATCATATAATAGCGCAATTCTAGCTATCAATGTTTTGGTGGGTCATTCTAGGTGTTACTACGTTTAATGAAGTACGACGCTTTACTATCTGTCACATGGCAATATATGGGTTAattcatgtgatagaggactagacaagcatctcattggtaaaatttcaacttaaaaCGAGTAGAGGAAGTAGCTGCAATTACAAAAGATaacattttgtattttatattaatCTGCATTTGATGGCCTTTTGGTAaatttactaaaactttgaattggAGTTTTGAGCAACTTTCATTactttgaattaaaatttggccattgaaaTGTATGCGGGGTCCTCTATCACTTGGACTAACTCATGTACTGTCAAGTGGTAAATAGTGAAGCGtcatacttcactaggcatggTGAGACGCCTAGAAAAACTAAAAACATCGATATCTTAGCCCAGCCCAATTACTTTTAGTGGTCTAAAGTAGCTGAGCAGGTAAAATAAGATGGGCCGTactgagacttgagagttctgATGAATTTATTCTATAGTCAtacaattaggggtgtcaaatggttgGTCGCCCAGTCGGTTTAAGTAGGGCCTAATCGGTCTCCATCAATATGAGGCCCTATACTAATACCGACTATTTAGGTAATCGGGTCTTGTAGGCTAGGGCATGGACATCTTTTATTCGGTTAGTTATGGTATATAATTGGGCTAAATGGGCTTAAACTGGCTAACTGAGCTATAAACAGTCGGCTAACGGTGCtggtgttattggtgaagcctgattttggTCCAAAATATGCAGTTGAGATCTTCGAAGGGCTATTTCGGCCTCAAAACGATATTGGATTGTCAAAAAATGGCATACATCACCGCCATAAGCAtgtgttgtgttgggctcgtcaaGATCTTCAAAACggtatattttgggatataatgatatatattatgttttggtccgacctTGTCCGGGTTGACAATTTCTGGGTccaggggtatttctgtacttcttcgggttagggcttctctatataatgttcttatctctgagaGGGCTGTAAGAgtggttttgtaacatttctaGAGAATAGTGAAATTCATTCTGttgctcggccgtggatgtagcttccattttggatgtgaaccacataaatcatGTGTTTGTGCGTActtgttcttctttgtttttcatatttcttctgcaaatcccCACTTCTAGGCGTTGTTTTTAACAGCTGGTTAGTCTCGATTAGGCACCTATCGGGTTACAACTGAGTATTGTTACTAACCCTTTCCATAATCGGGCTAGGATTGACAATTGGGCCTACCGGTGCATGCTAGCATATGCCAGACCTATATACACCTATACAAGAGGTTTGATGTCTTTGAGTTTGATGCACAACTAGCACATTTTAGAGGCAGCTTCTTTGGCCTCCCAtacaagaaaaacaaattcaCCTCTCATCAGTTCCACAACTTCAGCAACTTCAGATAAAATCACTTTTCAACATATTCACAATGTATCAAGTTTTCAATATCAACTTAGTGTAGTTGAAATgaggatattgagatggatgagtggtaaactaaaaaagacaaaataagGTATGAACAAATTAGAACGAATTTAAAAATAGTtctaaaaaaatgataaagatgcgagaaagtcatttgaggtagcatggacatgtgcaacagGGGCCTTTGAATATTCTAGTACGAAAGAgtaatttgattcaaattgaaggaactaacAGAAACATAGGTAAGCTTAAATTGACTATAAAATAAGTGGTGAAGAATGACACACATAGCTTAAGACTACCATTAAGTATGACTTTAAAATAAGgctgattgaagaaaaaatatcaATGTAGTGTGaaagaaacattttttttttggtggagaaATAAAAGGCTTCATTCTTGTAAGGCAAAAGTTTACATGCATGGTTGTGGCCGTGCTTGTGCATGGTCAACATTAAATGCAGTTAGATTGACATAAATGCCCATCCAAAATGACATAATTATAAACAACCATACTCCTCTATTTTAATGAGTTGATGAGAGAATTTCACGTGTACAaatatcttcctcttcttgtaaatagaaaattttctctATAATTATTAAATcgttatctcctccaattcgctgtccgctccaattcctccaattcctcacataggagcagaaatgaccaccctaccccctgcccgaacacactgcccaaggtgggttagggtggtcatttccgctcctatgtgaagaattggagggaattgaaacGGGCAACGAATTGAATGTAATAATTATTCATAATTATCTTGGGGAATCAATGAAAATGCATTTCTCTTAGTCGACCTCTAATTCTATCCATGCAAAATCTTAGTTCCGATGAACAAAAGAGTTTTTTGGGGGAATAATAATTTTCCAAATATCATACTTAAGATAACAATTCAAGCATGACATCacaataatagaaataaaagaaataattcaAAAAACCATAAATTAAATTACATATAATTAAATACTTTTTGATGGCAACAAGTTTCTCCATCTGTAAGTCCTAAGCACAACGGCTATATATGGCATATGAAGTTACATATGAAgtcattttcccttttatttatttattattattcttttttgtttgatgtGAAGTGTGAACATATGAAGTTCCCCCCTCCCTTCTCaagttattttcaaaaaatttcagatgGATAAAAACAAACTGCCGTTAGAAAGTGAAAGTGATTCTACTTGGTACCAATATTTGGCCTCTGGCCTACTTAGGCTTTCAAACTTTTAAGTTATCATCCAAATTGTGGTGGTTCACAAGTTTTCAAATTCTAATTATTGATCATCCTAAACAAATGGGCGAATTTTGTtgccataaaagaaaaaaaggtgaaGTGAGAAGTTTAACTTCtttaaggggaaagttttcgTATACGGTCGTGGAAACCACGACtaccatgtatgtgagagggtgggagtttcaaggcattaattaatggatagaaatttatgacttttccaactctttgtgagaggccCTCTCATATACAGGGTTTACACAGAAGttttatctcctacaattctgacacctTCTAATtcccctacaatccctcacatgggagctgaaatgaccagatagtgggtaagtggtcatttcagctcccacGTAAGGGATTgtaggggaattggagggtgtcagaattgtaggtgATAGCGATCCGTTTACACAACCGtctatgaaaacttttccccttctttaattatactctttttcttattactataaattatttaatgtaAGGATAAAAAAGGATTGTCAAAAATTGAAAACTATTAAGGCGGCCAGTTTTAACCCAATTAAATGGTTAGTTTGCTCTGACTTTAAAAAACTATGAATTAGGTTTTTAAATTCCATCAATTGAAAAGTTTCGGCAAAAAGAAGGTACCCTTGAGCAGTATTAACAATAATTTAGAAAACTAAAAGAAGGGAGGGGCAGACTAGAAATCTTTGAAGACAATTGCTTGCTTAGTTTGTTGGTGGCATGGTGCCTTGCTGGTAGAATACATGAATACCATCAATAATATCAAAGTGGTTTTCTTTCCCGTTGCTAtacctagtgaagtataatgtttcactatttgtcacatggtagtacATATAAGTTCGTCCATGTGAGAGAAGATCAGACAAACATTTCATTGGAACAATTTCATTGgcatattcatctccatttgatggtattttagtaatttactaaaattttgaatcatAGTTTAGGTAACTTTTTttgcttactttggactaaaatttagCCATTAGGATTTATATGTGGTCCTTTATCAAATGGAATAACCCATATGTACTCAAATGACAAATAATGAAgtattatacttcactaggcatagtgacaatTTGAGATGGatgattatatataatatatccaAACCAAGTGAAGTCACATCAATATGGCAAATGCCATTTTTGCTTCCTTGATTGTATATTAagtctttttctttattattattatttttgtttggtgTGGACATATGAAGTCCCCGCCTCCCTTCTCAAGTCATTTTCACCTAAAAaactttaattaaaaaaaaatctgccaTTAGAAGTTAAAAGTGATTCCACTACTTCTATATTTGGATTCTGACCTACTTAAGAATTCAAACTTTCAAGTTGTAAACACCGGATAAAACTGAAAAGGGAATGAATCAGCTTCCccttttttgatgttttttgtAAACAATACGGTCGCTTATAGTCCCACCTCGCACCACCAGAATGTGGCCAGGTCTATCAAGACTATAAACCCACTCTGCAAAACAGGGATTAGTCTCCTACAAAAACAATAGGCAACGAGacaagatatacgtggttcacctcacagTATGTGAAGGCTATGTCCACAGAGCAATAGCCCTTGGGGTTTCGTATATGCCCAATACTCAACTCAAATACAATAAGCCGCCCCTACAGCCAAGATACCCCTTACTCTGCTTCAACCTCTAACCTCAGTGAGGGCAAGGACCTCAATCCCAATACAATAATGGCCTTAgccttacaatcaatcaacccaaataaaCAGATTCAATCACAAATCCCACCCACAATAGATCACACTCTAGGTTCTACCCAATACATTCAAAAACAAGAACTAAGCCTAGAACAGAGAAGTAATGGTTTGTGATCACGTTTACCTCCTCAAAGGCAAACCTCCAACTCCAAACGAATGCTGTGAGATCTTCAATAGAACGAATCAAGCACTCGAATCCATCGCCAACACCAAATCAAGGTTTTCAGATGATTTCCTTCGCTCCTCTGCTCTCGAACCACGCCAGAATGGTAGAAGACGACTTCTCctcgatttccttcttctctagggCTCCAAAAGTGCGTTTTCGATCATACTAAGTgaatatatatacttttcaaTAAATACCCTCTGGACCGATAGTAAAAAAATGCAAGCCCAAGATACACCTTGCTGACCAACATAATACTGTACCCACAACCATATGCTGATGACCACCACTGCCAAACCttattgccaacaatgacaacactgccacgagtaggggtgtcaatgggtcgggttgggctgggcctgccctaaaccctgacccgaccctggaggccttaaccctgaccctgaccctgaccctgaccctgacccgaccctgccagggtcgggctgggtcggGTTGGTCTTGATTTATGGCACTGTCCATgtgtctcattagaccatgtttttgtaacataggatctcaacctgtgggacagctaataaatatgttgaaaaaaacgGCGTGTGTAtagactctctctctacaattgtaacggtgtcccctcaataggcctggaagcttataggggctacaactaaataacaatcatgtcagtgactctttttatggccctgatcaaaatagtagatgatctactctttttatgggttcccacttcatgataatgacaaagctagtagttatcactctacaattctcttctgttttttttgttgttaagaAAATACTTCTATTaagtataatatatatatatatatatatatatatatatatatatatatatatatatatatatatatatatatatatatatatatatatatatatgtacttataattaatacaggatcgggtcgggtcgggctgggcccaggatctaaaccctgacccgacccgaccctgccagggtcagactataactaaacccaaacccgccctcagggttgaaaaatcaagatcgggcccgggccgggctcagggcgggttcgggccagccgggctttattgacacccttagccacGAGCACTAACACAAGTCATCACCCAAGTTGTGATGTAGTATTCTCCAAAATTTTCACATTCTAATTATTGATTTTTTGGCAAACCATTCTAATTATTGATCATCATACATAAACGATTGCATCTTGTTGTTATCAAAATGGTGAAGTGAGAAATTGTAACCTTTTTTTTGAAGACAATTGCTTGCTTAGTTTGTTGGTGGCATGGTGGTGCCTTGCTAGTAGAATGCAGGCTCTCAGGAGGTCACAAACAATTGCTTGCTTAGTTTGTTGGTGGCATGGTGCCTTGCTAGTAGAATGCAGGCTCTCAGGAGGTCACAAATTTGACTCTCCTGTTTTTACCTTGTTCTAGAAGATACCCttttccctccccctctctctctctctctctctctctctctctctctctctctcgtagtTGTAGTTAAAGTCTCGTTGAGAAGTTAGATAAgtagataagaagaagaagaagaagaagaataccaTCAATAATACCAAAATGGTTTTCTTTCCCGTTGCTAtacctagtgaagtataacatttcactatttgccacatggtagTACATATAAGTTCGTCCATTTGAGAGAAGATCAGACAAACATTTCATCGGCACAATTTCATTggtatattcatctccatttgatggtattttagtaatttactaaaattttgaatcatAATTGAAACAATTTTCCTCGCTTATTTTAAACTAAAATTTAACCATTGAGATGTACGTATGGTCGTTTATCAAATGGAATAACCCATGTGCTCTCAAATGACAAATAATGAAGTATTATAgctcactaggcatagtgacacaAAAAACCTCCAATCCTGCAAGTTCTCTTTTAGTTGCTTTCAATAGTCTTAACTCTTAATCATCTCAAAGGAATTTACATGGatgattatatataatatatccaAACCAAGTGAAGTCACATCTATATGGCAACTGCCATTTTTGCTTCCTTGATTGTAAATTAagtctttttctttattattattaattttgttTGGCACGGTGGTGCCTTGCTAGTAGAATGCAGGCTCTCAAGAGGTCACCAACAATTGCATACAGGTTCTCAGGACGTCATAAATTTGACTCTCCTGTTTTTACTTTGTCCCATAAGATaccctttttcctctctctctctctctctctctctcgtagtTGTAGTTAAAGTCTCGTTGAGAAGTTAGATAAgtagataagaagaagaagaagaagaagaagaataccaTCAATACTATCAAAATGATTTTCTTTCGCGTTGCTAtacctagtgaagtataacatttcactatttgccacatggtagTACATATAAGTTCGTCCATGTGAGAGAAGATCAGACAAACATTTCATTggtatattcatctccatttgatggtattttagtaatttactaaaattttgaatcatAGTTTGGACAACTTTTcttgcttactttggactaaaatttagCCATTAAGATGTATATTTGGTCCTTTATCAAATGGAATAACCCATATGCTCTCAAATGACAAATAATGAAgtattatacttcactaggcagaGTGACACACAAAAAACCTCCAATCCTGCAAGTTCTCTTTTAGCCACCTTCAATAATCTTTAAACTCTTAATCATCTCAAAAGAATTTATATGGatgattatatataatatatccaAACCAAGTGAAGTCACATCAATATGGCAAATGCCATTTTTGCTTCCTTGATTGTATATTAagtctttttctttattattgttatttttgtttggtGTGAACATATGAAGGCCCCGCCTCCCTTCTCAAGTCATTTTCACCTAAAAgattttagataaaaaaaatctgCCATTGGAAGTTAAAAGTGATTCCACTACTTCTATATTTGGATGGATTCTGACCTACTTAAGAATTCAAATTTTCAAGTCATCACCAAAGTTGTGGTGTCATCTTCACCAAAATTTTCACATTCTAATTATTGATTTTTTGGGAAACCATTCTAATTATTGATAATCATAAATGAACGGGTGCATCTTATTGTCATCAAAACGGTGAAGTGAGAaattgtaactttttttttttaattgccccttatcttatttctaaaaattatttaatttaaaggtaaaaaaggagatttcaaaataattaaaagtgatATGTTCTTATGTCACTATTAAAAGTTGCATATTTTTTTAGTAGACAATTAGATATGTGATAAATGGCAtgataaaagggtaaaaaaaagtaaagttacaattttttgttttcataaaaggTTGACtagacaaaaacaaaagatcTTATTTCCTCAAAAAATGGGAACTATTTAGGCGGCCAGGTTTCATTTAGATAATTAGATGGTTGGTCAGCTAATTTAGAAAACCAacggggaaggggggagggggttgagGGTAGGGGGAGGTCACGTGTTAGACTCTCTTGTCTTCACCTTGTGTCTTTTCGCTCTTCTCTTTTGTGGCTGTATCTAAATTCTCATTGAGCAATTAGATAAAGAATACTATCAATAATATCGAAAAACCTCCAACCTTGGAAGTTCTCTTTTAGTCGCTTTAAACAGTCTTAATCATCTCAATGGAATCTTCATGAATGATTGTGCTATATGGGGAAAAGAACGGTACCTGGTTGTGTGACCCTTGTGCTCATACACAGGAGGGTGCGAATTTACCATTCCatctcatgaaataaaaaatctcatccatgttgatgcccctataCACACTCTACGACAATGATCTATTGCCCATATTATATTggactgagtttccctccacctacAGTGAATGGGATCCATTCACCACTGGGTGGGAGAGGGCGGGAATTggtatcaagagggtattttggaatatactaaaaccttaggaggggtttgtgaaccctagaatggatatcaagagggtattttagtatagcatgtgtgtttttttttcaatgaaggtaATTCAGTCATTTCATATGTGTACTCAAAAAGTGCGTAAGAGAATAACAAATTTTGATAATggcataatgataagtcacttttcaatttttaaaacttttagAATAAGATCAAGGGAAATCAAAATAATTAGTCAAGTTCTAAATAAAAACATATAGATGTGTGATTTAGACAGTTCCCATAATTAAAGACAAGTGTTTCCTGAATCATAGAAAAGACCCTCTTTAATTTGTGGAAGTCAAAGAAACTTCATGAAGTCCAAATTGGGGGTGTTCTTCAACTCATCTTTACTCCAAGATGGTGAAGATGTTATATTGATTGTGAACCTCCAttgcatacccagtgcacaaggctctcgTCACGGCGATGTTATTtggggagggttataatgtatgTATACAACCTTACCTTGCTTTTCGGAGAAGGTATTTCACAACCCCAACCTGCGACCACTAgattgcaatggagcaaccttactgttgcgccAAGTTCCAATGATATTCAAGCAGGCTCAGGCTTGTCGGgacaaacttgcacccctagtatTCTCTATTTCAATGCATTCTTTTCAGGAATTTTTTGTTCCATGAAGTCTAACTCAGTTTGGGGTTCTTCTTTATGGCTGACCCTAGACATTTCATTTACAATCTCCATTGGATTGGCTGATACACCATGAGGAAACAATGCTTGAAAGCTGCATGGTTGAGATCAATTTAATTCAACTGGAGAGAGAGTTATTAgagtttccttcttcttcctcttactGTGTtatcagaaaaaataaaaagtaaaataacaaaccaCAGATGATTAAATTTTGTAATTAAACCACTCCATTCTTATTATCCACAAGACTATTACAGtcatgaagagagagagagagagagagagagagagaagtacaCAACTACTTAAAGATTTGCAGATAATTAAACACAGAATCATCCAAAGAACTAAAGAACAAACTCCTTCAGTCTCTGACATAAGCTTGTAGTGTCCACTCCTATTCTTGAGCTTGTAGCCTTCAAAGATTAAACCAATTCCATCAATCTAATTAGAATAAAGCTAACTAAGAAGAAGTAAATTAAATAGTAATTAATTACCTGAGAGTGGATAGTGTGGAAAACCTTTTCACCCACAACAGAGAAGCTAGCATTCACAACTTCTGCACCTTCTTCTGTAAGAATACTAATGACTTCATAAAACATAAAGTTCTGATTCAATCCAGTGATCAAAGTGATCTCTAAGCTATTATTACCCATATCCCTCAGTTCAAATACTGGCACCAAATTTGACCCAATTCTCATTGTGTCTCTCCTCATTTCATTATTGATCCCACAGATTTCCAtagcttccttcttcctttcttggagTCTTTCCACTCTTTGTCTAAGTTCCTTTATATAACTTGCTGCGTGGTCCAATCGATCTTGCTCTGATGATATTTCctggaaataaaaagaaattaaattagttcacataaaattatatttaattGGTTAGAAATAGGagagacagaaagagagaaaagaagaacctTAGTAGAGTTATAGTTGCGAGGGATGAGAGAAGCAAGCTTGAAGGAAAGGCCTTTCATTTGCAATCTTCTGTTTCTTTCAATAATCTTTCGATCAAGTTTTGATGATGAAGTACTGCAActctttttcatcttttcttgttttcttaaaGAGAATgtgaaataaagaaagaaagcaagCTGCTGTGTCTACAGCAAGTCAACAACAGAAGGTGTGAAGGTGAAGTAACTTAACAGAAAAAAGGGTTTCAAAttaatctcttttcttctcttctgattcaaaacaaaaaaaaaaaataaaggttggTGTCTGAGGAAGAGAAGTAGTTAGGATTTTATAGAGGATGTCAAAAGAGAGaaagttagagagagagagagagagagagagagagagagagagagattcttctTCACGGCGCCTCCTTTCCTTCAAGACTTGTTGACTTTGGAAATATATGAGGGGACGTGAGGAGGACTTGAGACAATCTAATCTAATCAAGTCAAAGTCCTCACCTCGCCGACCACAATATCTCATCACTATATCTGATCTGATTGGT encodes:
- the LOC122638355 gene encoding transcription factor bHLH162-like, whose translation is MKKSCSTSSSKLDRKIIERNRRLQMKGLSFKLASLIPRNYNSTKEISSEQDRLDHAASYIKELRQRVERLQERKKEAMEICGINNEMRRDTMRIGSNLVPVFELRDMGNNSLEITLITGLNQNFMFYEVISILTEEGAEVVNASFSVVGEKVFHTIHSQATSSRIGVDTTSLCQRLKEFVL